In one window of Melospiza melodia melodia isolate bMelMel2 chromosome 21, bMelMel2.pri, whole genome shotgun sequence DNA:
- the LOC134427925 gene encoding argininosuccinate lyase has product MAAEGDKMMAGRFVGSTDPIMEMLSASITVDQRLSEVDIQGSMAYAKALEKAGILSKTELEKILSGLEKISEEWSKGVFAVIQTDEDIHTANERRLKELIGDVAGKLHTGRSRNDQVVTDLKLLMKNSLSIISTHLLQLIKTLVERAAIEIDVILPGYTHLQKAQPIRWSQFLLSHAVALTRDSERLGEIKKRINVLPLGSGALAGNPLEIDRELLRSELDFASISLNSMDAVSERDFVVEFLSAATLLMIHLSKMAEDLIIYSTSEFGFLTLSDTYCSGSSLMPQKKNPDSLELIRSKAGRVFGRLAAILMVLKGLPSTYNKDLQEDKEAVFDVIDTLNAVLQVATGVISTLQINKENMEKALSPEILSSDLALYLVHKGMPFRQAHIAAGKAVHLAETKGLTINNLSLEDLKSISPLFGSDVAQVFSVLSSVEQYTAAGGTAKSSVSAQIEQLRELLKRLKEQA; this is encoded by the exons ATGGCAGCCGAG GGGGACAAAATGATGGCAGGAAGGTTTGTGGGGAGCACAGATCCCATCATGGAGATGCTCAGCGCTTCCATTACTGTTGATCAGAGACTGTCTGAGGTGGACATCCAGGGCAGCATGGCTTATGCCAAAGCCTTGGAGAAGGCTGGAATCCTGTCCAAAACTGAGCTGGAGAAAATCCTGAGTGGCCTGGAAAAG ATCTCTGAGGAATGGTCCAAGGGAGTGTTTGCTGTGATCCAGACTGATGAGGACATCCACACTGCCAACGAGCGCAGGCTGAAG GAGCTGATTGGAGACGTAGCTGGGAAGTTGCACACTGGCAGAAGCAGGAATGATCAG GTTGTGACTGACCTGAAGCTGTTAATGAAGAATTCCCTCTCCATCATCTCCACGCACCTCCTGCAGCTCATTAAGACCCTGGTGGAACGTGCTGCCAT AGAAATCGATGTGATCCTGCCTGGCTACACCCACCTGCAGAAAGCTCAGCCCATCCGATGGAGCCAGTTCCTGCTCAG ccatgctgttgcTCTGACCCGTGATTCTGAGCGCCTGGGAGAGATAAAAAAGAGGATCAATGTCTTGCCTTTGGGAAG TGGAGCTCTGGCTGGAAACCCCCTGGAAATCGACAGAGAGCTGCTGCGCAGTG AGCTGGACTTTGCTTCCATCAGCCTGAAcagcatggatgctgtcagcgaGAGGGACTTTGTGG TGGAATTCCTCTCTGCTGCCACCCTGCTGATGATCCACCTCAGCAAGATGGCTGAGGATCTCATCATCTACAGCACCAGCGAGTTTGGCTTCCTGACCCTCTCTGATACCTACTG ctctggcagcagcctgATGCCTCAGAAGAAGAACCCCGACAGTCTGGAGCTGATCCGCAGCAAAGCCGGGCGAGTGTTCGGCCGG TTGGCTGCAATTCTGATGGTCCTCAAAGGACTCCCGAGCACCTACAACAAGGACCTGCAG GAGGACAAGGAGGCTGTCTTTGATGTCATAGACACCCTGAATGCTGTGCTCCAGGTTGCCACTGGAGTGATTTCTACCCTCCAG ATCAACAAGGAGAACATGGAGAAGGCACTGAGCCCTGAGATCCTCTCATCTGACCTGGCTCTCTACTTGGTTCACAAAGGA ATGCCCTTCAGACAAGCCCACATTGCTGCTGGCAAGGCCGTCCACCTCGCCGAGACCAAGGGCCTCACCATCAACAATCTCAGCCTGGAGGACCTGAAGAGCATCAG ccccctgtttgGCAGCGACGTGGCGCAGGTGTTCAGCGTGCTGAGCAGCGTGGAGCAGTACACGGCCGCGGGCGGCACCGCCAAGAGCAGCGTCTCCGCCCAGATCGAGCAGCTGCGGGAGCTGCTCAAGAGGCTCAAGGAGCAGGCTTAG